A DNA window from Pyrus communis chromosome 3, drPyrComm1.1, whole genome shotgun sequence contains the following coding sequences:
- the LOC137730161 gene encoding mogroside IE synthase-like, whose product MEKGQLRAYKAHSLILPFPSQGHINPMLQFAKLLDHKGVRVTLVTTRFLYKTMHSSGSSCAAWETISDGFDDTGKGDTKIDIYLERFRQVGSKHLGKLLEKLSNSGSPVDCVVYDAFMPWPLDVAKKLGIAGAVFFTQSCAVDNVYYHVHRGLLKLPVADGQSQILLPGLPALDPLDLPSFVSDCGSYPAAYRVLVGQFSNVDKADWVLCNTFYDLEVQVVDWMAKLWRLRTVGPTIPSNYYKRLKDDKEYSVNLFKSDNDACIKWLNERPKGSVAYVSFGSLAKLEDEQMEELAWGLRRSKSSFLWVVRESEATKVPKGFIEETSEKGLVVSWCPQMEVLAHEAVGCFVTHCGWNSTLEALSLGVPMVALPQWSDQCTNAKYIMDVWEVGVRAPTDEKGVVRQVVVKQCISEVTEGERGKEIQKNAAKWKELARKAVDEGGSSDKNIDEFIAKLQTQS is encoded by the exons atggagaaaggACAGCTGAGAGCCTACAAAGCTCACAGCTTGATCTTACCCTTTCCGAGCCAAGGCCACATTAATCCGATGCTCCAATTTGCCAAGCTTCTAGATCACAAAGGAGTGAGAGTCACACTCGTGACGACTCGCTTTCTCTACAAGACAATGCACAGCTCAGGATCGAGTTGCGCAGCTTGGGAGACCATCTCCGATGGCTTCGATGATACTGGGAAAGGGGACACAAAAATAGACATCTATTTGGAGAGGTTCCGGCAAGTGGGGTCAAAACATTTGGGCAAGCTTCTTGAGAAGCTTTCGAATTCAGGGTCCCCCGTGGATTGTGTTGTCTATGATGCATTCATGCCTTGGCCTTTGGATGTTGCCAAGAAGCTTGGAATAGCGGGGGCAGTTTTCTTCACTCAGTCTTGTGCCGTTGACAATGTCTACTACCATGTCCACAGAGGGCTGTTGAAGCTTCCTGTTGCTGATGGTCAGTCTCAAATTTTGCTTCCCGGGTTGCCAGCGCTTGATCCTTTGGACTTGCCATCGTTTGTTTCGGATTGTGGATCTTACCCAGCTGCCTACAGAGTGCTTGTGGGTCAGTTCTCGAATGTCGACAAAGCTGATTGGGTCCTGTGCAACACGTTTTATGACTTGGAAGTACAA GTGGTGGATTGGATGGCTAAGCTTTGGCGATTGAGGACCGTTGGACCAACTATACCGTCCAACTACTATAAGCGACTCAAAGATGACAAAGAATACAGTGTCAACCTCTTCAAATCAGACAATGATGCATGCATAAAATGGCTAAACGAGAGGCCAAAAGGTTCCGTAGCTTATGTATCGTTTGGCAGCCTAGCAAAACTCGAAGATGAACAAATGGAGGAGCTGGCTTGGGGCTTGAGGAGGAGCAAAAGTAGTTTCTTATGGGTGGTTAGAGAATCAGAAGCAACCAAGGTCCCAAAAGGGTTTATCGAGGAGACATCCGAGAAGGGTTTAGTGGTTTCGTGGTGCCCCCAAATGGAGGTTTTGGCTCACGAGGCGGTTGGATGCTTCGTCACACATTGCGGTTGGAACTCGACTTTGGAGGCATTGAGTTTGGGGGTTCCGATGGTGGCATTGCCACAGTGGAGTGACCAGTGTACGAATGCCAAGTACATTATGGATGTGTGGGAAGTAGGGGTTAGAGCTCCAACTGATGAGAAGGGGGTTGTAAGACAAGTAGTAGTAAAACAATGTATAAGTGAAGTAACGGAGGGGGAGAGAGGGAAGGAAATACAGAAGAACGCTGCGAAATGGAAAGAATTGGCCCGTAAAGCTGTGGATGAAGGTGGAAGCTCTGACAAAAACATTGACGAGTTTATTGCAAAACTGCAGACCCAAAGCTAG